The proteins below come from a single Dinghuibacter silviterrae genomic window:
- the gndA gene encoding NADP-dependent phosphogluconate dehydrogenase, with translation MAQQSFHFGMIGLGVMGRNLLLNMADHGFSVIGFDKDQAKGQALESSAAEGRVVKGVSTLKDMLDLLEKPRRLMMLVPAGKPVDDVLADLIPLLDKDDIVIDGGNSHYTDTQRRLKYMADKGFHFMGMGVSGGEHGARTGPSIMPGGDKDAYEKVAPILTAVSAKVGGEPCVDYMGKGAAGHYVKMVHNGIEYAIMQLISEIYAVLKQGAGYTNDQLHDLFAKWDKGDMKSFLVEITADVFLKKDDVTGNRLVDMVLDKAGSKGTGKWTSQDALDLPIPIPVIDTAVTVRTISSLRDERVLAATLYPSESHKLADTKDLETLAHDALNLGTIMSYVQGMAQLQKASSEWAMDIPLDKVVRVWRGGCIIRSVLLDPLYKAYTANPKLENLLLDKNIAALVSPLIGNTRKLLALAIGAGIPVAGLTAALSYFDAYRSAWLPTNLIQAQRDYFGAHTYQRIDQPGTFHTEWQPQ, from the coding sequence ATGGCACAACAATCGTTTCACTTTGGTATGATCGGTCTCGGCGTTATGGGCCGCAACCTCTTGCTCAACATGGCGGATCATGGCTTTTCCGTCATCGGTTTCGACAAGGACCAGGCCAAGGGCCAGGCCCTGGAATCTTCTGCCGCCGAAGGCAGGGTCGTCAAAGGCGTCAGCACGCTGAAAGACATGCTGGACCTGCTGGAGAAGCCTCGCCGGCTGATGATGCTGGTCCCGGCCGGTAAGCCTGTAGATGACGTTCTCGCAGACCTGATTCCATTACTTGACAAAGATGACATAGTAATAGACGGCGGCAATTCCCACTATACGGACACGCAACGCCGTTTGAAATACATGGCTGACAAAGGCTTTCATTTCATGGGTATGGGTGTTTCCGGAGGCGAGCATGGCGCCCGCACCGGACCGTCTATCATGCCCGGTGGGGACAAAGACGCCTACGAAAAAGTAGCGCCCATCCTCACGGCCGTTTCCGCAAAGGTCGGTGGCGAACCTTGCGTGGATTACATGGGCAAAGGGGCTGCGGGACACTATGTTAAAATGGTGCACAATGGAATCGAGTATGCCATCATGCAGCTCATCAGCGAAATATACGCCGTCCTCAAACAAGGCGCGGGGTATACGAACGACCAGTTGCACGATCTGTTCGCCAAATGGGACAAGGGAGATATGAAGTCCTTCCTCGTAGAAATCACCGCCGATGTATTCCTGAAGAAGGACGACGTTACCGGCAACCGTCTTGTCGATATGGTGCTCGACAAGGCCGGCTCGAAGGGAACGGGTAAATGGACCTCCCAGGATGCCCTGGACCTGCCCATACCCATTCCCGTCATCGATACGGCAGTCACCGTGCGGACCATTTCCTCCCTCCGGGATGAACGCGTACTGGCGGCGACACTGTATCCTTCGGAATCCCATAAGCTGGCGGACACGAAGGACCTGGAAACCCTGGCGCATGATGCCCTGAACCTGGGCACCATCATGAGCTATGTGCAAGGTATGGCCCAACTCCAAAAGGCTTCTTCGGAATGGGCCATGGACATACCCCTGGACAAAGTCGTTCGTGTATGGAGGGGTGGATGTATCATCCGTTCCGTCCTCCTGGATCCCCTTTACAAGGCCTATACCGCCAACCCAAAATTGGAGAACCTGTTGCTGGACAAAAATATCGCGGCCCTGGTCAGCCCGCTTATCGGCAACACCCGGAAACTCCTGGCGCTGGCCATCGGCGCGGGTATCCCTGTCGCCGGTCTGACCGCCGCGCTTTCCTATTTCGATGCTTACCGCAGCGCCTGGCTGCCGACCAACCTGATCCAGGCACAACGGGATTACTTTGGTGCGCATACTTATCAACGCATCGACCAGCCCGGCACTTTTCACACAGAATGGCAACCTCAATAA
- a CDS encoding MarR family winged helix-turn-helix transcriptional regulator, which produces MSNNQFKPGELYSFITGKASIAVARRLQKNFKLAGVDITIEQWSVLYHLWKQDGQSQQELCNATFRDKPSITRLVDNLERLKLVRRVPSKEDRRINLIYLTEFARRLQDQSMHLANQTLNEALESVSPEEIEVCKAVLQRVYDNLK; this is translated from the coding sequence ATGTCTAACAACCAATTTAAACCGGGGGAACTCTACAGCTTTATCACGGGGAAGGCCTCGATAGCGGTAGCCAGACGTCTCCAAAAGAATTTTAAACTGGCGGGGGTGGACATCACGATCGAACAATGGAGCGTTTTGTATCACCTGTGGAAACAAGACGGGCAAAGCCAGCAGGAACTGTGTAACGCCACGTTCCGGGACAAGCCCTCGATCACGCGGCTGGTGGATAACCTGGAGCGCCTCAAACTGGTCCGCCGGGTACCCTCCAAGGAAGACAGGCGCATCAACCTGATCTACCTCACGGAATTTGCCCGCCGTTTGCAGGATCAGTCCATGCACCTCGCCAACCAGACCCTTAACGAAGCACTGGAAAGTGTGTCGCCGGAGGAGATAGAAGTGTGCAAGGCGGTGCTTCAACGCGTTTACGACAACCTGAAATAG
- a CDS encoding cupin-like domain-containing protein, which yields MLLQPVERVASIDPDVFKSQYYEPSRPLVITDLSKSWVARDKWNWAYFKQLVGDKKVGIYNNTKSDAFTPINKADDYKTFGEYIDLISQGPAGWRIFLFNIFDHAPELTQDFTWPEDLMKGFVKKYPMLFVGGATSITHMHFDIDLSHILHTQFVGRKRVLLFPYGEQYKLYRKPFETLSMADFSHYYDHGSTPDYDAFPALKLARGYEVILEHGDTLFMPAGYWHHMEYLDSGFAMSLRAINNTLTGKIKGAWNLVGMRHIDTLMKKTAPIWWYEYKKERLLRAADRVLG from the coding sequence ATGTTGCTGCAACCTGTTGAAAGAGTGGCCTCGATTGACCCGGATGTTTTCAAAAGCCAATATTATGAACCGTCCAGGCCGTTGGTCATCACTGATCTTTCCAAATCCTGGGTAGCCAGGGACAAGTGGAACTGGGCGTATTTCAAACAATTGGTCGGAGACAAAAAGGTAGGCATCTACAACAATACCAAGAGCGACGCCTTCACACCCATCAACAAGGCCGACGATTACAAAACCTTTGGCGAATACATCGACCTGATCAGCCAGGGGCCGGCCGGCTGGAGAATATTCCTTTTCAACATCTTCGATCACGCCCCCGAGTTGACCCAGGACTTTACCTGGCCGGAAGACCTGATGAAGGGTTTTGTAAAAAAGTACCCGATGCTTTTCGTCGGAGGTGCGACGTCCATAACGCACATGCACTTTGACATCGACCTTTCCCACATCCTTCATACCCAGTTTGTCGGGCGGAAGCGGGTGTTGCTGTTCCCCTACGGAGAGCAATACAAGCTGTACCGGAAACCCTTCGAGACTTTGAGTATGGCAGACTTCAGCCATTATTACGACCATGGGTCGACCCCGGACTACGATGCTTTCCCGGCGCTAAAGCTGGCCAGGGGGTACGAAGTGATCCTGGAACACGGGGATACCTTGTTCATGCCGGCGGGGTATTGGCACCACATGGAGTACCTGGACAGCGGCTTTGCCATGAGCCTGCGGGCCATTAATAACACATTGACGGGCAAGATAAAAGGAGCCTGGAACCTGGTGGGGATGCGGCATATTGACACCTTGATGAAAAAGACGGCTCCCATCTGGTGGTACGAATATAAAAAGGAGCGGCTGCTCCGTGCGGCGGACAGGGTGCTGGGCTGA
- a CDS encoding nucleotidyl transferase AbiEii/AbiGii toxin family protein, with protein sequence MIKRLSEDQQLSEFYLVGGASLALQIGHRKSFDIDLFCAHSFDSDKMAKHLENDYQAESLESEKNVVHCFIGEVKLDILSHQYPWLNPPTVEEQIRLASLDDIAAMKLSAIVTNGTRYKDFVDIFALLEHRTLDQMTTAYEQKYQMLNAAIVKMCLLNHRDVKLVHKIDLLHRPVHRWYHIADRLDDAVINPRKIYPPHLDWNTLDDSRVQDIWEEESFRYQTRRSKDEDNSKGWGYGYGYGW encoded by the coding sequence TTGATCAAACGACTTTCGGAAGACCAGCAGTTGTCAGAATTTTATTTGGTCGGTGGGGCATCGTTAGCGCTACAAATTGGTCACAGAAAATCCTTTGACATTGATCTTTTTTGTGCGCATTCATTTGACTCAGATAAGATGGCTAAACACCTGGAGAACGACTATCAAGCGGAGAGTCTTGAGTCCGAGAAAAACGTAGTGCATTGCTTTATCGGAGAGGTGAAGTTAGATATTCTATCACACCAATATCCCTGGCTCAATCCGCCAACAGTTGAAGAGCAAATCAGGCTAGCATCCTTGGACGATATTGCAGCGATGAAGTTAAGCGCGATTGTAACAAATGGGACCCGTTATAAGGATTTTGTAGACATATTTGCCTTGCTTGAGCACCGAACGCTGGATCAAATGACTACAGCATATGAACAAAAGTATCAGATGCTGAATGCTGCAATAGTAAAAATGTGCCTCCTAAATCATAGAGATGTCAAATTAGTGCATAAAATCGACCTCTTACATCGCCCTGTACATCGCTGGTATCATATAGCTGACAGACTCGATGACGCTGTCATTAATCCTCGTAAAATTTACCCTCCACACCTCGATTGGAATACCTTAGACGATAGTAGGGTCCAAGACATTTGGGAAGAAGAATCATTTCGGTATCAAACTAGAAGAAGCAAGGACGAGGATAATTCCAAAGGTTGGGGATACGGGTATGGATATGGTTGGTAA
- a CDS encoding 2-oxoacid:ferredoxin oxidoreductase subunit beta: MSESVTVAAGPTLTPKDFATDQEVRWCPGCGDYSILAQVQKIMPTLGIPRENIVIVSGIGCSSRFPYYMNTYGMHSIHGRATAIASGLKATRPELSVWIVTGDGDGLSIGGNHTIHLMRRNFDVNVMLFNNQIYGLTKGQYSPTSETNKVTKSTPFGSIDHPFNPLALAMGADATFIARSMDRDPKHLQQMLLRSHGHKGASLLEIYQNCNIFNDGAFEVFTEKGTKAAETLFLEQGQPLVFAGGTKGIRLDGFRPVVVDLQGGQYSTGDCWVHDERDFYKAQILVRMFDDPSIEGHLPRPFGVFYETDRPCYEDALRLQIEETQALRGKGDLDKLLRGKETWEILA, translated from the coding sequence ATGAGCGAGAGCGTTACAGTGGCCGCAGGTCCTACTCTTACACCAAAGGACTTCGCCACGGATCAGGAAGTGCGTTGGTGCCCCGGGTGCGGGGACTACTCCATCCTTGCACAGGTACAAAAGATTATGCCCACGCTGGGCATCCCCAGGGAAAACATCGTCATTGTCTCCGGTATCGGTTGTTCCAGCCGGTTCCCGTATTACATGAATACGTACGGCATGCATTCGATCCATGGCCGCGCCACTGCGATCGCCAGCGGGTTGAAGGCAACGCGTCCGGAGCTGAGCGTATGGATCGTGACGGGCGACGGAGACGGTTTGAGCATCGGGGGTAACCATACCATTCACCTGATGCGCCGCAATTTCGACGTCAACGTCATGCTCTTCAACAACCAGATCTATGGCTTGACCAAAGGTCAATATTCCCCGACGTCGGAAACCAACAAGGTCACCAAGTCCACCCCCTTCGGCAGCATAGACCACCCGTTCAACCCATTGGCCCTGGCCATGGGTGCCGATGCCACCTTTATTGCCCGGAGCATGGACCGCGATCCCAAGCACCTCCAGCAGATGCTCCTCAGGAGCCACGGCCATAAGGGCGCTTCCCTCCTGGAAATCTACCAGAACTGTAACATTTTCAATGACGGAGCTTTCGAAGTCTTTACGGAAAAGGGAACCAAGGCCGCGGAAACCCTGTTCCTGGAACAAGGCCAACCCCTGGTGTTTGCCGGTGGAACAAAGGGCATCCGGCTCGACGGTTTCAGACCCGTGGTGGTTGACCTTCAAGGAGGTCAATACAGCACCGGCGATTGCTGGGTCCATGACGAACGCGACTTTTATAAGGCCCAGATCCTCGTCCGCATGTTCGACGACCCGAGTATCGAGGGACACCTCCCCCGCCCGTTTGGGGTATTCTACGAGACCGACCGGCCCTGTTATGAAGACGCCCTTCGGCTACAGATCGAAGAGACCCAGGCACTTAGAGGCAAAGGAGACCTCGACAAGCTGTTGAGGGGGAAGGAAACATGGGAAATTCTGGCGTAG
- a CDS encoding L-threonylcarbamoyladenylate synthase, with the protein MLLHVHPENPQPRALKTIAECLRDGGVIIYPTDTIYGLGCDIFQQNAIERICRIKHIDPAKAQLSFICYDLSDLARYTKSIDTPLYRLLKSYLPGPYTFILPASKEVPRILKSKKDTIGLRIPDNPIARSIVQTLDHPILSTSLPGDMVEEYTDPDLIYANFENLVDLVVDGGTGGMIASTIVDCTGDELHVLRQGLGPWPETP; encoded by the coding sequence ATGCTCCTCCACGTCCACCCCGAAAATCCGCAGCCCCGTGCCCTTAAAACCATTGCCGAATGTCTTCGGGATGGCGGAGTCATCATCTACCCCACCGACACGATCTACGGTCTCGGCTGTGACATCTTTCAACAAAACGCCATCGAAAGAATCTGCCGGATCAAGCACATCGATCCCGCCAAGGCCCAGCTGTCCTTTATTTGCTATGACCTCAGCGACCTCGCCCGCTATACGAAAAGCATCGATACCCCCTTGTACCGTCTGCTCAAAAGCTACCTGCCCGGGCCATATACCTTTATTTTGCCCGCCAGCAAAGAAGTGCCCCGCATCCTCAAAAGCAAAAAAGACACGATAGGTTTGCGCATACCCGACAACCCCATCGCCCGCTCCATCGTCCAAACCCTCGACCACCCCATTCTCAGCACCTCCCTCCCCGGTGACATGGTAGAAGAGTACACCGACCCCGACCTTATCTACGCCAATTTCGAAAACCTCGTCGACCTCGTCGTCGACGGCGGCACCGGCGGCATGATTGCGTCCACCATCGTCGACTGCACCGGCGATGAATTGCATGTCCTGCGGCAGGGCCTGGGGCCGTGGCCCGAAACGCCATAA
- the zwf gene encoding glucose-6-phosphate dehydrogenase codes for MQTNKRPPASLIFIFGGSGDLNFRKLIPALYNLYIDDWMPEKFAIVGIGRKDFSDESYRDRLLEGIQQFSRRKGEQNGKWAEFSKSVHYLRMDAEKDASYTGIADKAREMEKAWGTHPNILFYLAVAPQLVPDIATKLSKVELCGDRKCTRIVVEKPFGHDLQSAHELNKLLTSLFSEEQIYRIDHYLGKETVQNLLALRFANALFEPIWNRNYIEHVQITAAETVGVEGRGGYYETSGALRDMVQNHILQILCMVAMEAPVSFDANEIRNKKVDVLNAIRRINPEDVHSVAVRGQYGEGWMKGEKVPGYRQEESVDKNSNTETFAAVKFYIDNWRWQDVPFYVRTGKRLREKNTVISLHFRPAPHYAFPPEAAETWRPNRLTITVSPEMDIRIRFQAKRLGQTMSLDPVDMIYKYDKDSQGHEPEAYETLLLDAMEGNPTLFMRADQVEAAWKVITPILETWQTRPPVDFPNYVPNSWGPEDAEALIARDGHNWATLSVNQQ; via the coding sequence ATGCAAACCAATAAGCGCCCCCCTGCCAGCCTGATCTTTATCTTCGGTGGCAGCGGTGACCTGAACTTCCGCAAGCTGATTCCCGCCCTTTACAACTTATATATCGATGACTGGATGCCCGAGAAATTTGCCATCGTGGGTATCGGCCGTAAGGACTTTTCGGATGAGTCCTATCGTGACCGCCTCCTGGAAGGCATCCAGCAGTTCTCCCGCCGTAAGGGTGAACAAAATGGCAAATGGGCCGAGTTCTCCAAAAGCGTGCATTACCTGCGCATGGACGCCGAAAAGGATGCTTCCTATACCGGTATCGCCGACAAGGCCCGGGAAATGGAAAAGGCCTGGGGCACCCATCCCAACATCCTTTTTTACCTGGCCGTAGCACCCCAACTGGTCCCCGACATCGCTACAAAGCTTTCCAAAGTAGAGCTTTGCGGAGACAGGAAGTGCACCCGTATCGTGGTGGAAAAGCCTTTTGGACACGACCTCCAGAGCGCCCACGAACTGAATAAACTGCTCACCAGCCTGTTTAGCGAAGAGCAGATCTATCGCATCGACCACTACCTGGGCAAAGAAACGGTCCAGAACCTGCTGGCCCTGCGTTTTGCCAACGCCCTTTTCGAACCCATCTGGAACCGGAACTATATCGAACACGTGCAGATCACCGCCGCCGAAACGGTGGGTGTGGAAGGTCGTGGCGGTTACTATGAAACTTCGGGCGCGCTCCGGGATATGGTGCAGAACCATATCCTCCAGATCTTGTGTATGGTCGCGATGGAAGCCCCGGTTTCTTTCGACGCGAACGAGATCCGGAACAAAAAAGTGGACGTACTCAATGCGATCCGCCGCATCAATCCCGAAGACGTTCATTCGGTCGCGGTACGCGGCCAGTACGGCGAAGGTTGGATGAAGGGAGAAAAAGTGCCCGGGTATCGTCAGGAGGAAAGCGTTGACAAGAATTCCAACACCGAGACCTTTGCCGCGGTGAAGTTCTATATCGACAACTGGCGCTGGCAGGACGTTCCGTTCTATGTCCGGACGGGAAAACGCCTCCGGGAGAAAAACACCGTCATCAGCCTTCACTTCCGCCCGGCGCCGCACTACGCCTTCCCCCCGGAAGCCGCCGAAACCTGGAGGCCGAACCGCCTGACGATCACCGTTTCCCCGGAAATGGACATCCGCATCCGTTTCCAGGCCAAACGCCTGGGTCAGACGATGAGCCTCGACCCTGTCGATATGATCTATAAATACGACAAGGATAGCCAGGGCCACGAACCCGAAGCTTACGAAACCCTCCTCCTGGACGCCATGGAAGGGAACCCGACCTTGTTTATGCGCGCCGACCAGGTAGAGGCGGCCTGGAAGGTGATCACCCCCATCCTGGAGACGTGGCAGACCCGGCCCCCGGTCGACTTCCCCAACTACGTCCCCAATTCCTGGGGACCGGAGGATGCGGAAGCCCTCATCGCCCGGGACGGACACAACTGGGCAACCCTGTCGGTAAATCAGCAATAA
- a CDS encoding SRPBCC family protein: MPTIRLTTRIQAPPERCFDLSRSIDLHTISTASSGERAIAGRTTGLIGLGETVTWEARHFGVRQRLTSRITAFERPVFFVDEMVRGAFRSIHHEHRFSADGEATIMQDTFTYVSPLGWLGRAADVLFLERYMRQLLLERNAVIRGYAESGKSLDGDLFVVDSRL, encoded by the coding sequence ATGCCTACCATCCGCCTCACCACCCGCATCCAGGCTCCCCCCGAGCGCTGCTTCGATCTCAGCCGGAGCATCGACCTCCACACCATCTCCACTGCCTCCAGCGGGGAGCGCGCGATCGCCGGGCGCACCACCGGTCTCATCGGGCTCGGTGAGACCGTGACCTGGGAGGCAAGGCACTTTGGGGTACGCCAGCGGCTTACCTCGCGCATCACCGCGTTCGAGCGGCCCGTCTTCTTTGTGGACGAGATGGTCCGGGGCGCGTTTCGTTCCATTCATCATGAGCATCGGTTCTCTGCTGACGGCGAAGCCACCATCATGCAGGATACGTTCACGTATGTCAGCCCTTTGGGCTGGTTGGGACGCGCCGCCGACGTGCTCTTCCTGGAGCGCTATATGCGGCAGCTGTTGCTGGAGCGGAATGCGGTGATCCGGGGATATGCGGAGAGCGGGAAGTCTTTGGATGGTGACTTATTCGTGGTTGATAGTCGCTTGTGA
- the pgl gene encoding 6-phosphogluconolactonase, whose product MEVHVYKTPSEVSQELAEWITNHIEETLKTKNIYTWCLTGGNSPKELYTLLGSAPYRDRIDWGKLHLFWGDERAVPFADDRNNAKMTFATLIDKVPIPRINVHVMNTELVPEKAAEAYATLLHRFFTAEGQTFDLVLSGMGEDGHTLSLFPGQPVIHETAAWVKAYYLEPQKMYRITLTAPLVNRAARVVFLTFGPGKAHALKEVLQGDRNPDKYPSQIIQPLNGELHWFVDEAAAAEL is encoded by the coding sequence ATGGAAGTACACGTATACAAGACCCCCTCAGAAGTCAGCCAGGAGCTGGCCGAGTGGATCACCAACCACATCGAAGAAACCCTCAAGACCAAAAACATTTACACCTGGTGCCTGACCGGCGGCAACTCTCCCAAGGAACTATATACCCTTTTGGGCTCCGCCCCCTACCGCGACAGGATCGACTGGGGGAAACTCCACCTGTTCTGGGGCGATGAGCGCGCGGTTCCTTTTGCAGACGACCGCAACAACGCCAAGATGACCTTCGCCACCCTGATCGACAAGGTCCCCATCCCGCGGATCAACGTACACGTCATGAATACCGAGCTGGTCCCCGAAAAGGCAGCCGAAGCGTATGCGACCCTCCTGCACCGTTTCTTTACCGCCGAAGGCCAAACCTTCGACCTCGTCCTCAGCGGAATGGGCGAAGACGGTCACACCCTTTCCCTTTTCCCCGGCCAGCCGGTCATCCACGAAACCGCCGCCTGGGTCAAAGCCTACTACCTGGAGCCCCAGAAAATGTACCGCATCACCCTCACCGCCCCGCTGGTCAACCGCGCCGCAAGAGTGGTGTTCCTGACCTTCGGCCCCGGCAAGGCCCACGCGCTAAAAGAGGTTCTCCAGGGTGACCGCAATCCGGACAAATACCCCTCCCAAATCATCCAACCGCTCAACGGCGAGCTCCACTGGTTCGTCGACGAGGCCGCCGCCGCGGAGCTCTAA
- a CDS encoding acyl-CoA dehydrogenase family protein yields MNTSTLATAALKGGEWLIRESQPEQTFIPEEFNEEQHMVKDMCAAFLDQDILPIIQRIDAMEKGLMPSLLEKAGEQGLLGTAIPENLGGLGKDFITSTLVNEALGGGFSFSVAVAAHTGIGTLPILYFGTEAQKEKYVTKLATGEWKGSYGLTEPGSGSDALGAKTTATLSKDGKHYLLNGQKCWITNGGFADVYTVFAKVDGTQFTGFIVERGFEGFTQGPEEHKMGIKGSSTVQLYFQDCKVPVENVLGEIGKGHIIAFNILNVGRLKLCAAALGGGKRAITTCIEYAATREQFKQPIANFGAIQHKLAEMAIQAWVSETALYRTAFWIDEKEKALAAEGKPFNEAVLGAAEEYAIECAILKVLGSEALDYIVDEGVQIHGGNGYSDEYIISKAYRDSRINRIYEGTNEINRLLTVDMVLKRAMKGRLDLMGPAMGVQKELLSIPDFSSSDDSAPLAAERRLVAQFKKAILMTAGAAVQKLMMTLDKEQEILMNIADMAIATFTAESALLRVLKLQSLKGEAAVSYETDVLRVYLADAADALHKWGKDAINSFADGDEQRMMLLGIKRFTKAPAFNTKDARRRIAARLLEDKRYPL; encoded by the coding sequence ATGAATACCTCCACTCTAGCGACGGCAGCCCTTAAGGGAGGCGAATGGCTCATCCGGGAAAGCCAGCCCGAGCAGACGTTTATACCCGAAGAATTCAACGAGGAACAACACATGGTAAAAGACATGTGTGCCGCCTTCCTCGACCAGGACATCCTGCCCATCATCCAGCGGATCGATGCCATGGAAAAAGGGCTCATGCCTTCACTTCTCGAAAAAGCAGGGGAACAGGGTTTGTTGGGGACGGCCATCCCCGAAAACCTGGGTGGATTGGGAAAGGATTTCATCACCTCGACGCTCGTCAACGAGGCGTTGGGCGGTGGCTTTTCTTTTTCCGTAGCCGTAGCGGCGCATACCGGGATCGGTACGCTGCCGATCCTGTACTTCGGGACGGAAGCCCAAAAGGAGAAGTACGTCACCAAGCTCGCCACCGGTGAATGGAAAGGCTCCTATGGGCTGACCGAGCCGGGCAGCGGCAGTGATGCTTTGGGGGCCAAGACGACGGCCACGCTTTCCAAAGACGGGAAGCACTATCTCCTCAACGGCCAAAAGTGCTGGATCACCAACGGGGGTTTTGCCGACGTCTATACAGTCTTCGCCAAGGTCGACGGGACCCAGTTTACCGGTTTTATCGTCGAGCGGGGTTTCGAAGGCTTTACCCAGGGTCCGGAGGAACATAAGATGGGGATCAAAGGATCGTCTACGGTCCAGCTCTATTTTCAAGACTGCAAGGTCCCCGTTGAAAACGTCCTCGGGGAGATTGGCAAGGGACACATCATCGCCTTCAATATCCTCAATGTCGGACGGCTAAAGCTGTGCGCCGCCGCCCTCGGGGGTGGCAAAAGGGCCATCACCACCTGTATCGAATACGCCGCCACCCGCGAACAATTCAAACAACCGATCGCGAACTTCGGCGCCATCCAGCATAAACTGGCGGAAATGGCCATCCAGGCCTGGGTCTCCGAAACCGCCCTGTACCGGACCGCCTTTTGGATCGATGAGAAAGAAAAGGCCCTCGCCGCCGAAGGCAAACCCTTTAACGAGGCCGTCCTTGGCGCCGCCGAAGAATACGCCATCGAATGCGCCATCCTCAAGGTCCTGGGCAGCGAGGCCCTCGACTATATCGTCGACGAAGGGGTTCAGATCCATGGGGGGAACGGCTATAGCGACGAGTACATCATCTCCAAGGCCTATCGCGACAGCCGGATCAACCGGATCTACGAAGGCACCAACGAGATCAACCGCCTCCTGACCGTGGACATGGTCCTCAAACGCGCCATGAAGGGCCGTCTCGACCTCATGGGCCCTGCGATGGGCGTCCAGAAGGAGCTTCTCTCCATCCCCGACTTTTCGTCTTCGGACGACAGCGCCCCGCTCGCCGCCGAACGCCGCCTCGTCGCCCAGTTCAAAAAGGCCATCCTCATGACCGCCGGGGCCGCCGTTCAAAAGCTCATGATGACCCTCGACAAGGAACAGGAAATCCTGATGAACATTGCCGACATGGCCATCGCCACCTTCACGGCCGAAAGTGCCCTCCTCCGGGTGCTGAAGCTACAATCTTTAAAAGGGGAAGCAGCAGTTTCGTATGAAACGGATGTCCTAAGAGTATACCTTGCCGACGCAGCCGACGCCCTCCACAAATGGGGAAAGGACGCCATCAATTCTTTCGCCGACGGGGATGAACAACGCATGATGCTCCTGGGGATCAAGCGCTTCACAAAGGCTCCGGCCTTCAACACGAAAGACGCCCGCCGGCGGATCGCTGCGCGCCTCCTGGAGGACAAGCGATACCCCCTTTAA
- a CDS encoding DUF6922 domain-containing protein, whose amino-acid sequence MDHQHFTTQSTQDSNAGKGPPLALPKRLFWDFDYDNIDWQKDCASVIERVIERGTNEEWQVLIRYYGYEEVVHALKYESTYLMDHTIDKVCAYFKLEREDLRCYRRKQSRPRLWL is encoded by the coding sequence ATGGACCATCAACATTTTACGACCCAGAGCACTCAAGACTCAAATGCTGGTAAGGGTCCACCCCTGGCGCTTCCCAAGCGCCTATTTTGGGATTTCGACTACGACAACATTGATTGGCAAAAAGACTGCGCATCCGTCATCGAAAGGGTGATCGAACGCGGCACGAATGAAGAATGGCAGGTATTGATTCGCTACTATGGCTATGAGGAGGTAGTTCATGCTTTAAAATATGAGTCGACTTACTTAATGGACCATACCATCGACAAAGTCTGCGCATATTTTAAACTGGAGCGGGAGGATTTGAGGTGTTACAGACGGAAACAATCGAGGCCAAGACTTTGGCTTTGA